A portion of the Desulfobaccales bacterium genome contains these proteins:
- a CDS encoding ABC transporter substrate-binding protein, which translates to MKTKTILVGVTLALASLGLIFLGCGGSQKSAPYVVGGIFSISGPASYLGEPERNSMEMVAEAVNAKGGINGHPLKLVIYDDEGDVTKARLHATKLAQDKDVLAVIGPSLTHTSMAALEITQKAKVPMISCAAGIGITAPAKDRVWVFKTAQTDQMAVDRIYQYLQKQNLNQVAILTVSTGFGVSGKEQLLALAPKYGIQVVAQEVFGEKDTDMTPQLTKLRGTPAQVVICWGTGPAPALVAKNMKQLGITLPLIQSHGAASKKFIELAGDAGEGIIMPAGKLVVWQQLPDTDPQKAVCKEYAEKYTAKFKAPESSFGGYAYDAIRMMDQTLTKAGNDRDKIRAEIEGLKNFVGISGIFNMSPEDHNGLTPAAFVMVKIHSGGFQLID; encoded by the coding sequence CCTGGCGAGTTTGGGTCTGATCTTCCTGGGCTGCGGCGGTTCCCAGAAGTCGGCGCCTTATGTAGTCGGCGGCATCTTTTCCATCAGCGGCCCGGCCTCGTATCTCGGGGAGCCCGAACGGAATTCCATGGAGATGGTGGCAGAGGCAGTCAACGCCAAGGGGGGGATTAACGGCCACCCCTTGAAACTGGTGATTTATGACGACGAAGGCGATGTGACCAAGGCCCGCCTCCATGCCACCAAGCTGGCCCAGGACAAAGATGTCCTGGCCGTCATCGGCCCCAGCCTCACCCATACCTCCATGGCCGCCCTGGAAATCACCCAGAAGGCCAAAGTGCCTATGATTTCATGTGCTGCCGGCATCGGCATCACCGCTCCGGCCAAAGACCGCGTCTGGGTCTTCAAGACCGCCCAAACGGACCAGATGGCGGTAGACCGTATTTATCAATACCTGCAAAAGCAAAATCTTAATCAGGTGGCCATCCTCACCGTATCCACCGGTTTCGGGGTCTCAGGTAAAGAGCAACTTTTAGCCCTGGCGCCTAAGTACGGTATCCAGGTGGTGGCCCAGGAAGTCTTCGGCGAAAAAGACACCGACATGACCCCCCAACTCACCAAGCTCCGGGGCACTCCGGCCCAAGTGGTGATCTGTTGGGGCACCGGCCCGGCCCCGGCCCTGGTGGCCAAGAATATGAAACAGTTGGGGATTACCTTGCCCTTGATCCAGAGCCACGGCGCGGCCTCGAAGAAATTCATCGAGCTGGCCGGGGACGCGGGCGAAGGGATCATCATGCCCGCCGGCAAACTGGTGGTCTGGCAGCAGTTGCCCGATACCGATCCGCAGAAGGCCGTGTGTAAGGAATATGCCGAGAAGTATACAGCCAAGTTCAAAGCTCCGGAATCCAGTTTCGGAGGCTATGCCTATGACGCGATTCGGATGATGGATCAGACGTTGACCAAGGCCGGCAATGACCGGGACAAAATCCGCGCTGAGATTGAAGGCCTCAAAAACTTCGTGGGCATCAGCGGGATTTTCAACATGAGTCCCGAAGACCACAACGGTCTAACCCCGGCGGCGTTTGTCATGGTAAAGATCCACAGCGGCGGTTTCCAACTG